A DNA window from Rhineura floridana isolate rRhiFlo1 chromosome 11, rRhiFlo1.hap2, whole genome shotgun sequence contains the following coding sequences:
- the LOC133365811 gene encoding zinc finger protein 883-like, which produces MEEPSPACPEPGDGAGKSRAIQAGAISDFLRWATPQHGRVERQEGMPPHGEAQWQEILKTVQSSHTGWASSQLPELPPWDDLPTFERVADACQWPRGEGMAKLVPNLSGEAQQAFNNLETRDRDYGRVKVAILRGDVASRETQRQRFRQFHYQETEGPREACSQLRELCHRWLEPESRTKEQILELLILEQFLTILPKEIQIPVRERGPETCAQAVALAEGFLLRQQEGGEQDQQASGTVQGGGANCSEAQRPLANTRQRQTYKEARQQDNGNASSPGAKFLGRAGQCFQCPDCGKRFRGEEELRAHGGIHRKDRPHACAQCGKRFTRPSGLAKHLKTHSGEKPYHCDQCPKRFIQMSHLTRHQRIHTGEKPHPCAECGKRFNCPSDLAKHQHIHTGEKPFRCAECGARFNQFSHLTRHQRIHTGEKPHACTECGETFSQRAHLISHQRIHTGERPYRCTYCQKCFSHLSALTVHKRIHMGQRPYGCPECGKRFIASSALTRHQRTHSEERPHTCDECGRRFNQLSHLHRHRRTHSGERPHTCAECGKRFNQLSSLTRHQKIHTGEKPYPCDECERRFIRLADLIIHQRIHTGEKPYRCTECGRRFRQRQTLVKHQRLHPITNS; this is translated from the exons ATGGAGGAGCCAAGCCCAGCATGTCCTGAACCGGGGGATGGAGCAGGCAAATCTCGGGCCATTCAGGCTGGGGCAATAAGCGACTTTCTGAGGTGGGCCACACCGCAGCATGGTAGGGTTGAGAGACAGGAGGGAATGCCACCACACGGAGAAGCCCAGTGGCAAGAAATCCTAAAAACGGTACAGTCCTCTCACACAGGCTGGGCAAGTTCTCAGCTGCCAGAGTTGCCTCCGTGGGACGACCTGCCTACATTTGAGCGGGTAGCTGATGCCTGCCAGTGGCCGCGAGGAGAGGGAATGGCCAAACTCGTGCCAAATCTCAGTGGAGAAGCACAGCAGGCCTTTAACAACCTAGAAACCAGAGACAGAGACTATGGGAGGGTGAAGGTTGCCATCCTGAGGGGAGACGTTGCAAGCAGGGAGACCCAGCGCCAGCGCTTCCGCCAGTTCCACTACCAAGAGACTGAGGGGCCCAGGGAGGCCTGCAGCCAATTGCGGGAGCTGTGCCACCGCTGGCTGGAGCCAGAGAGCCGAACAaaggagcagatcctggagctgttgatcctggagcagttcttgaCAATCCTGCCAAAGGAAATCCAGATTCCAGTCCGAGAGCGTGGACCAGAGACCTGTGCCCAGGCTGTGGCCCTGGCAGAAGGTTTCCTTCTGAgacagcaagagggaggggaacaGGATCAACAG GCATCGGGAACAGTCCAAGGAGGGGGCGCAAATTGCTCTGAAGCTCAACGGCCTCTGGCTAACACCAGGCAAAGGCAAACCTACAAGGAAGCCCGGCAGCAGGACAATGGGAATGCCAGCTCCCCGG GTGCCAAGTTTTTGGGAAGAGCTGGACAGTGTTTCCAGTGTCCAGACTGTGGGAAAAGGTTTAGGGGAGAAGAAGAACTCCGAGCTCATGGTGGCATCCACAGGAAAGACAGACCTCATGCCTGTGCtcagtgtgggaaaaggtttaCCCGTCCCTCAGGCCTAGCCAAACATTTGAAAACTCATTCAGGGGAGAAACCCTATCACTGTGATCAGTGCCCAAAACGTTTCATTCAGATGTCACACCTCACCAGACATCAGAGAATCCATACCGGGGAGAAACCCCACCCCTGTGCCGAATGTGGGAAACGCTTCAACTGCCCATCAGACCTGGCCAAACACCAGCACatccacacaggtgagaaacccTTCCGCTGTGCTGAGTGCGGGGCAAGGTTTAACCAGTTCTCACATCTCACAAgacatcagagaatccacacgGGAGAGAAGCCCCATGCGTGTACTGAGTGTGGGGAAACCTTTAGCCAACGGGCACATCTTATCAGCCACcagagaattcacacaggagagaggCCCTATCGCTGCACCTATTGCCAAAAATGTTTTAGTCATCTTTCAGCTCTCACAGTACACAAGAGGATCCACATGGGCCAAAGGCCTTACGGTTGCCCTGAATGTGGGAAGAGGTTCATCGCCTCATCCGCTCTAACCAGGCACCAGAGGACCCACTCAGAAGAAAGGCCCCACACCTGTGATGAGTGTGGCAGGAGATTCAACCAGCTCTCTCATCTTCACAGGCACCGAAGGACCCACTCAGGTGAGAGGCCCCATACCTGTGCGGAGTGTGGGAAAAGATTCAATCAGCTGTCTTCTCTCACTAGACACCAgaaaatccacacaggagagaagccttaTCCCTGTGATGAGTGTGAGAGGAGGTTCATTCGGCTGGCTGACCTCATCATccaccagagaatccacacaggagaaaagCCGTATCGCTGCACTGAATGTGGGAGGAGGTTTCGGCAGAGACAAACGCTTGTCAAGCATCAGCGACTTCATCCAATAACAAATTCATAA
- the LOC133365812 gene encoding serine/threonine-protein kinase SBK2-like, which produces MKLVPGDIAKRLEEMVLLTAQNLPQMEVATSYTILRELGSGSFGHVLMAVHQQQGTPMALKFVHKKDTELQDFMNEYCIALTLGAHPCIATALGITFQTLHHYVFAQELALSGDLFSLMVPQVGVPEQQVKRCALQLASALEYMETKGLVHRDIKPENVLLCDPSCRRIKLTDFGLSCPQGRAIEALPESLPYTAPELCVLGPNAYLEAQPSLDTWALGVLLFCVLTGYFPWLTAVNADRYYRNFVCWHRSPRFSPRPPHWGRFTPHLLEMLQGLLMPNPAQRSPANEVMNYIKLPWLLPEGQSRPRPRPSRELLGTSRRC; this is translated from the exons ATGAAGCTAGTCCCTGGTGACATTGCAAAACGACTGGAAGAAATGGTGCTGTTGACAGCTCAGAACCTGCCCCAGATGGAGGTGGCTACTAGTTACACTATCCTCCGAGAACTGGGTAGTGGCTCCTTTGGACATGTGCTGATGGCAGTTCACCAGCAACAAG GGACGCCAATGGCACTGAAATTTGTACACAAGAAGGATACAGAATTACAAGATTTCATGAATGAATACTGCATTGCGCTGACCCTGGGGGCCCATCCCTGCATTGCCACTGCCCTTGGGATTACTTTCCAGACCCTCCATCACTACGTCTTTGCACAGGAGTTGGCTTTGTCCGGTGACCTCTTCTCTCTCATGGTGCCACAG GTTGGTGTGCCTGAGCAGCAGGTCAAGCGCTGTGCCCTCCAGCTTGCCAGTGCCCTGGAGTACATGGAAACTAAGGGGCTGGTTCACCGTGACATCAAGCCAGAGAATGTGCTGCTTTGTGATCCTTCATGCCGGCGCATCAAACTAACCGACTTTGGGCTGAGCTGCCCACAAGGCCGGGCCATTGAGGCTTTGCCTGAGAGCTTGCCCTACACCGCCCCCGAGCTGTGTGTCCTGGGCCCCAATGCTTATTTGGAGGCCCAGCCCAGCCTTGATACGTGGGCTCTGGGAGTACTACTCTTCTGTGTGCTCACTGGCTACTTCCCCTGGCTCACCGCTGTGAACGCTGACCGGTATTACCGCAACTTTGTCTGCTGGCATCGCAGCCCCCGCTTTTCCCCACGGCCACCCCATTGGGGGCGTTTCACTCCCCACTTGTTGGAGATGCTGCAGGGGCTGTTGATGCCCAACCCGGCTCAGCGTAGCCCTGCCAATGAGGTGATGAATTATATCAAGTTACCTTGGTTGCTGCCAGAGGGCCAGAGCCGCCCCCGGCCCCGGCCCAGCAGAGAACTTCTTGGCACCAGCCGGCGGTGCTAA